In Legionella israelensis, the genomic window AATCCTAAAAATAAAAAGGAATACAATTGTGCAGAGGCTTGCTCCTCCTGCAAATACCATGCGGAGAGCTGGCAGGAAGATGAAATCACTGAAGTACGTGAAGAGCATTCGTGATGAATGGAATATTGAGCACTTTTTGAAGGCGATGAATTCATTTCCATGAATAGCGTAGGTTTTATCAATACTAAAACCAGACTAAGCATGAATATTATTTGAAAAAATTTGGCTAAAATTTTCATGCTGACATTCTAACCTTTATTTTCTTAACTGTAAAATACCTGAAAAAAATTCAATATCAAGATATAAAGGGTATAAAAAAATAAATTTGCGGTATAAAATCATTTATCCTATATCTAAAAAGATAATTTGAACGCTTATTCAGACAAGGACGTATCCTATGTATACACTTTATTCTTTTGGCACACCTAATGGTTTTAAACCCACTATTATGCTTGAAGAGTTACAGGTTCCTTATAAAATTAAAATTGTGGATATCACTCAAGGCGAGCAATTTAATCCTGAATTTTTAAAGATATCACCGAACAATAAAATTCCTGCCATGCATGATGATGAAAATGATTTGAACCTGTTTGAAAGTGTGGCTATTTTACAATATTTAGCGGAAAAACATCAGCAATTTCTTCCCCAGGATCTGAAAAGTAAATTTACCGTTTTGCAATGGTGCTATTTTCAGGTAGGTCATATTGGTCCCATGTTTGGCCAGTACGGTCATTTTCACCGCTATGCGGATGAAGATATCCCTTATGCCAAAAAGCGTTATGCGGATGAATGTGAACGTTTGATGAGCGTTATGGAAAAACAGTTATTCAATCACCAGTTTATTAGTGGCTCAGCCTATACCATAGCCGACATGGCTATCTGGCCATGGTTTCATTGTTATCAACATTTTTATGAA contains:
- a CDS encoding glutathione S-transferase family protein, with translation MYTLYSFGTPNGFKPTIMLEELQVPYKIKIVDITQGEQFNPEFLKISPNNKIPAMHDDENDLNLFESVAILQYLAEKHQQFLPQDLKSKFTVLQWCYFQVGHIGPMFGQYGHFHRYADEDIPYAKKRYADECERLMSVMEKQLFNHQFISGSAYTIADMAIWPWFHCYQHFYESKVDEGKFPHLMQWYKKLEQRKTIQTAISAYGEK